One genomic region from Phragmites australis chromosome 1, lpPhrAust1.1, whole genome shotgun sequence encodes:
- the LOC133887652 gene encoding flowering-promoting factor 1-like protein 1, whose product MSGVWVFKNGVVRLAENGAASEAGAGGVRKRKALVHTPSRQVVRSYTKLEGELWALGWERYYEDPALYQLHKRGSLDLISLPADFSRFSSVHMYDIVIKNRDSFRVVDI is encoded by the coding sequence ATGTCGGGTGTGTGGGTGTTCAAGAACGGTGTGGTGCGGTTGGCGGAGAATGGCGCGGCGTCGGAGGCGGGAGCGGGAGGAGTAAGGAAGCGGAAGGCACTGGTGCACACGCCGAGCAGGCAGGTGGTGCGGTCGTACACGAAGCTGGAGGGGGAGCTGTGGGCGCTGGGGTGGGAGCGCTACTACGAGGACCCGGCGCTGTACCAGCTCCACAAGCGCGGCTCCCTGGACCTCATCTCCCTCCCCGCCGACTTCAGCAGGTTCTCCTCCGTCCACATGTACGACATCGTCATCAAGAACCGAGATTCCTTCAGGGTCGTCGACATCTAA